A genome region from Dreissena polymorpha isolate Duluth1 chromosome 16, UMN_Dpol_1.0, whole genome shotgun sequence includes the following:
- the LOC127862562 gene encoding neuronal acetylcholine receptor subunit alpha-6-like translates to MKPMMDQSVPTIVHVFLLIYIIYDVDELMQTLKVSASLRLTWLDENLVCNPIDYGGIRTGVYPQNSVWKPDISLKNSVDDFKTLGDPSLNVIVTFEGLVTWEPYQIFTSRCRFDFTYFPFDKQTCEMIFVTWGYTASDVRIWRPELGQAQYLEDILNNPEWDLVGVKARNLTNPRPMIIFEVNLKRKPTHVVINIITPLIVLNFLNAGVFLLPERSGEKTGYAVSVFLSFMVFETIVQATLPVNSENVCYLSIFVTLQTVESSVITIVAICLVRVEGRYELVSDWLASLIICITCYKVSSRSSDPTKDGCNLCLGKQKCENNKVEPHFIDECHEHESSLGDNRKEVPIVDWGQVSSRLNWLFFAVFVVLNIASLFILMALLYLNTRDQ, encoded by the exons ATGAA GCCGATGATGGACCAATCCGTCCCGACAATTGTACACGTGTTTCTTCTAATATACATCATCTATGACGTGGATGAGTTGATGCAGACGTTGAAGGTATCGGCGTCTTTGCGTCTCACCTGGCTTGATGAAAATTTAGTCTGCAATCCGATAGACTATGGCGGCATACGAACGGGTGTCTACCCACAAAACAGCGTGTGGAAGCCGGATATATCGCTCAAGAACTCGGTGGACGATTTCAAGACGCTCGGAGACCCGTCGTTAAATGTGATCGTCACGTTCGAAGGACTTGTAACGTGGGAACCCTACCAG ATATTTACCTCCAGATGCAGGTTTGACTTCACGTATTTTCCGTTCGACAAACAAACCTGTGAAATGATTTTCGTCACTTGGGGCTACACAGCGTCTGACGTCCGTATTTGGAGACCGGAACTGGGACAGGCGCAATACTTAGAAGACATTCTGAATAACCCCGAATGGGACCTGGTTGGGGTCAAAGCTCGCAATTTGACGAATCCTCGCCCGATGATCATTTTTGAGGTGAATTTGAAGCGTAAACCGACACACGTAGTGATCAACATAATCACCCCGCTGATTGTGCTTAATTTTTTGAACGCAGGCGTGTTTCTGTTACCGGAACGGAGTGGCGAGAAAACAGGATACGCAGTATCCGTGTTTCTCTCCTTTATGGTGTTTGAGACAATCGTTCAGGCTACACTTCCGGTGAACTCAGAAAACGTCTGCTACCTATCTATTTTTGTCACGCTTCAAACTGTTGAAAGTTCTGTCATCACGATAGTCGCCATTTGCCTTGTTCGCGTCGAGGGACGTTATGAACTCGTCTCGGACTGGTTAGCGTCGCTTATCATATGCATAACGTGCTACAAGGTATCATCGCGCTCGTCTGATCCCACGAAGGATGGTTGCAATCTTTGTCTTGGAAAACAGAAGTGTGAAAACAACAAAGTAGAACCGCATTTTATTGACGAATGCCACGAACATGAAAGTAGTTTAGGCGACAACAGAAAAGAAGTGCCAATCGTAGACTGGGGCCAAGTTTCTTCACGACTTAACTGGCTTTTCTTTGCAGTATTTGTTGTGTTAAACATTGCCTCGTTGTTCATCCTAATGGCGCTGCTTTACTTGAACACGAGGGATCAATGA